In Sphaerochaeta sp., the genomic window GAGGTATACGGCATCGGCGTGTTGATCACCGGAGAAAGCGGCGTGGGCAAGAGCGAGACGGCGCTGGAACTGATCGAACGGGGACACCGGTTGATCAGCGACGACACGGTGCGGCTGAAGAACATCAACGATTCGTTTTTGGTCGGCATGGGGGAGAACCCGATGCTTGCCCACCACATGGAGATCCGGGGGTTGGGGATCATCAACCTGGCCAACCTGTTCGGCGTCGGAGCCATCCGTGACCGCAAGCAGGTACAGCTTTCCGTCCATCTGGAAGAATGGGATTCGACAAAAAACTATGATCGTATCGGCGGTGACATGACGGACACCTACCTGGGGATATCCATCCCCAAGGTGGTCATTCCCGTCAAACCAGGCCGGAACGTCCCGGTGATCATCGAGACGGCGGCGCGCAACGAGCGGCTGAAAAAGCTGGGCTTCTACAGCGCCAAGGAATTTGACCAGAACGTGCTGAAGTGGCTGGAGAGCGAGACGGCACGCCGGACGTACTACATCGATGAGGAGAACGTGTGATGGTGGAACGGGAACTGACCATCCTGAACCGGGCGGGGATTCATGCCCGACCGGCGGCGTCCATCGTCAAGGTGGCCAATGGATACAAAAGTGAACTGACGTTCATCAAGGATACGATGGAGGTCAACGGCAAGTCGATCATGGGGATCATCACGCTGGGGGCGCCGTATCAGACCAAAGTCCTGATGCGGACCGAAGGCCCGGATGAAGTGGAATTGGCTGATGCGATCCAGCATCTGTTCGAGAACAGATTTGAGGAGTGAGGTATGAAAGGAATTACGGACAGACAAAAAGAAGTCGCCGAATACATTTCGCTGTTCATCACCGAGAACGGATACGCCCCTTCGGTACGGGACATCGCTGATCATTTCGGCTTCTCGGTGAAAGCGGCGCATGATCACCTTCGGGCATTGGAGAAGAAGGAGATCATCCGCACGGCACGGGGTATTTCCCGTTCCATCGAACTGCTGGATGAATCCTACAGCCAGAAGTCGGAGACCATCCAGGTGCCGCTCCTTGGCACCATCGCCGCCGGCAAGCCGATCCTCTCCGAAGAGAACATCGAGACCAACCTGACCATTCCCGTGACGATGCTTGCCGGAGCGCGGAACACCTACTTCGCCCTTCGGGTCCGCGGAGAGTCGATGATCGAGGCGGGGATCAACGATGGGGACATCGCCGTGCTGAAATCATGCAAGACGGCGGAACGGGGCGAGATTGTCGCCGCATCGGTGGAAGATGACGATATGGGCGGCATCACGCTGAAGAAGTTCTACCCCTCCTCGGATCACGTGGAACTCAGGCCGGCCAACTCCACCATGGGACCGATCATCACCCGGGCATGCCACATCCACGGCATCCTCCAGTTGATCATCCGCTCGTACCTGTGATGGCTACCCCGGCATACCTTCTGCTCGGTCCGGAAAACGGAGCCAAGCAGGAACGACTCCAGCAGATCACCGATAACCTCAAACGAACGGTAGGCAGCCAACCGGAAACATACCGGTTCCATGCCTCCGATCTGGACGGAGACACGTTGTACACCACGCTGGACAACAATTCGTTCTTCAGCGACCATCGTCTGGTGATCATCAGCGACATCGATGTCATCTCCTCCTCCATGGCGGCGGTCATCGGGAAATACCTGGAGCATCCTTCCGACCAAACCACCCTGGTGATGGAAAGCGACAATACGTTCGTCAAACTGCCTCAGATCACCAAGCACATCCCCAAGGACGCGACCATCATCTTCTGGGAACTGTTCGACAACCAAAAGGAGGATTGGGTACGGAATTTCTTCCGTAACCAAGGCGTCACCATCACGAGCGACGCCATCTCCACCCTCCTTGAGTTGATCGACAACGACACGGCGGAAATGCGGACAGTCTGCAGCCAGCTCGCCCTGTTCTGGCAGACGGGCAAAAAGAAAGGCGCCATTGACTCCGACGCAGTGGAAACCTATGTGGCCCACACCAAGAACGAGAACGGATACACGCTGTTTCCCGCCATCGCAAGCCGGGATCTGAAACAGGCCCTGCGGATCCTCGGCGCCATTCTGGACGCCGGGGACAGCGGCACCAGCTTCAGCCTGCACAGCCAGCTTCTCTGGCAGTTCCGACGGCTCCGCTCCGTCATCCGGGTCTGGCAGGAAACCCACAACGAAGCGACGGCGTTCGCCCAAGCCTCGATTTTGGGCACCCCATACCCCATCCGGAGCCTCCGGGAAAAAAACTCCTACCGCGCAGGCATCCGAGCCTACACGGAAGCGGAGGTGACTTCCGCCCTGATGGCCTTGGAAGACGCCGACATCCCGATCAAATCCGCCGGGGACATGACCCGGCTGGAATGGGAACGCCTGTTGTTCTCCCTCATCACGCAAAGCGGAAAGCAACCTGAGCAACCAACGTTTCTTACAGTGTAAGGGTACGGAGGATCCGCTCCGCCACGATTTCGGGGATGTGGACATCCTTGGCGATCTGGGCGGCATCGTGGTGCATCACCTCTTCCAGACTGCCATAGTGTTCCAACAGCCGCTGGGCCCGTTTCTCGCCCACGCCATCGATGGACTGGAGTACTTTGAACGTCGCGTCCTGGGAACGCATCGCCTGGTTGGCGCTGGTGGCGAACCGGTGGCATTCGTCCCGGATGGCGATCAGGATCCGAAGCCCCTCGTCGGACGGATCCAAAAGGAGCGGCGGACGGTCATCATCGAAGACGATCTCTTCCACATCCTTTGCCAAGCCGACCACCGGAATATCGTTTAATGAAAGACTGTCCAAGATTTCCCGTACGGCATTGACCTGTCCCTTGCCGCCATCCACCATCACCAGTCCGGGGCGCTCCAGATTTTCATTGAGCACCCGGGTGTACCGCCGGGCGGCCACTTCCCGCATGCTCTCGAAATCATCGATCTTCCCATCCAGGCTCCGGATGTTGAACCGTCGGTAATGGGAACGGTCAGGGTTCCCGTCCCGGAAGGAGATCAACGACGCGACAGTGTATTTGCCGGACAGCTGGGCGATATCATACCCTTCGATCAACGACGGAGGAGCGGTGAGCCCCAATTCCTTCTGCAGGGTGGCCAACGCCGCCGTATTGTCCCGGTTCTTCAACCGTTTCTCCACATCACTGCGGGCGTTCTCCATCGCCATGCGGAGGATCCGGTAATGCTTGCCGTCCGTCGGTACGGTGACCTCCAGCTGGCCATGCAGCTGCTCGGAGAAGAACCGCTGGATCAGGCTGACATCAATCTCATGGGAAAGGTACAGGTAGTGAGGAAGTTTCTTACCGTCGGCATAGTACTGCACCAGGAACCCCAACAGCGTTTCCGTCTCATCACCGAATGTCTCGGCGCGGTACAGCGCCCGACCGATCAGCCGGCCGTCCCGCATCTGCATCAGACTGATGGTGCACAGTGAGGCGCGCATCTCAATGGCGGCGTAATCCCTCGCCTCCTGGACGAAGTCCTGCACCTCCTGTTCCTTCTCCACCGACTGGACGGCCTGCAGCAGATCACGCTTTTTCGCCGCTTCCTCGAACTTCAGGTCCTTGGATGCCTGGAGCATCTCTTTGCGGAGCCGTTCCTCCAGCCCCTGGCTGGAACCGTTGAGAAACTTCTTCACCTCTTCGATGTACCCCTGGTAGGTCTCTTCGGAGACCAAGCCGGCGCAAGGACCAGAGCACAAGCCGATGTGGTAGTACAGGCAGGGCTTCTGCAGCTTTTTCAATGGAATGCCACACCGTCGCAAGGGGAACAGCTTCTGGATCAGATCGAGGAACAGATCCAGCTTTCCGGCATCCGGATACGGGCCGAAGTACAACGACCCGTCGTTGATCAACCTCCGGGTCTTGAACACCTTGGGGAACGGCTCGGCTGTGATGCGGATCACCGGATAGCTCTTGCCATCCTTCAGCGAGATGTTGTAGTGGGGGTTGTACTTCTTGATCAGATTGTTCTCAAGCACCAACGCTTCGTACTCGTTGCCGGTGATGATGTGGTCGATGTGATGGATCTTCCGGACAAGAGCAGCCGTCTTGGCGTTCCGTCCGGAGAGGAAATAGCTGGTAACCCTGCGACGCAGGTCTTTCGCCTTCCCTACGTAGATGATCGTGCCCGACTGGTCACGCATCAGGTAGACGCCGCTGTTGTGCGGCAGCGCCTTGGCCTGCTGGGCCGGCGTCAGGTCGTCATGTACCTCCAGCCCCAGATCCTCCACATCCCCTTGGTATTCCATACCTACCATCATACGAACAGACGGTTGCAAAGGCAACGCCGACGACCTAGGATAGCGGGTATGGACAGTCTTGAGGAATTGGAACGGACCTATCATTTCACCCGGCAAGAACGGCTGTTGTTGGAACAGGCGGAAGCGGACCTCTCCATGTGGGGGATGGGGCACGTCACCCGGTTCATCGACTTGAATGACGTCTCCCGGCTGAGCAGTGGACAGCAGGGCAAACGAATCCTGGAACAGGTACGCCAGGGTATGGAGGCGGAACGGAGGAAACCCACCGACTACACCGGTTTCCGCCCCCTCTGGAACCCTCCGGCAAAGACAAAAGATTCGTTTGTCAGCGAAGATGTCCTGTGGGGACGCTGTCCCTGCCCCACCGATGGCAAACAGACACGGTGCTGCAACCTCCGGACGCTGGACGCCGTCCAAGGGTGCATGTTTGACTGCGCCTACTGCGCCGTCCAGTCATTCTACCAGCAAGGCGAAGTGCGGTTCGTGGACAACCTGGCCCAGCGGCTTTCCGACATCCGGCTTCCCGAAGAAGTGTGGCACATCGGCACCGGGCAATCCAGCGACTCGCTGGCCTGGGGGGATGACCACGGCACGCTTGCCGCGTTGAGGATTCTGGCCCGCCGCTATCCGGAGAAGGTGATCGAACTGAAGACAAAATCCGCCCGCACCGACTGGATCACCGACGACTGGCCCCGAAACATCATCGCCACCTGGTCGCTGAACGCCCCGGTCATCCAGCAGGCGGAAGAACATTTCACCGCATCCATCGCTGAGCGCATCAAAGCGGCACGGATCGCCGCCGACCATCACATTCTGGTGGGCTTCCACTTCCATCCGATGGTGTGGTTCGACGGTTGGCAGGAAGGATACCGCCAAGTGGTGGAGATGGTCACTTCCAGTTTCCGTCCGGAAGAAGTCGCCCTTGTCTCTTTCGGCACGCTGACGTTCACCAAATCGGTGCTGAAGACGCTCCGTGAGGCAGGCCGGCCATCCCGGATCCTGGACATGGATCTGGTACCGTTCGCCGGTAAATTCTCCTATCCCTGGGAGACCAAACGAGATCTGTTTTGCAACGTCTGGAACGCGTTTCCCGCCAGCTGGAAGACCGGCTCCCCGTTCTTCTACCTGTGCTTCGAAGATCCCACCCTGTGGCAGCCGGTCTTCGGCCACAGCTATGCTTCCAACGAGGAGTTCGAAGCAGCAATGAAAAAGAGCTATCTTTCGGCCATCCACCGCCGATGAGAAGGTATTGGAACAAATCCATGCGCTGGGATATACTTGTCCCCAGCGAAGAGGACAACCTATGGGAAGAAACGACGCAAAACGGGTATGGGACATCCCGACCCTGATCCAGATTTATCCATTCATGATGAAACGCCGCTGTGACAGCATGGTGTTCCAGAC contains:
- the hprK gene encoding HPr(Ser) kinase/phosphatase — encoded protein: MADISVLDLLDLDLKEHNILGLSCIAGRSGLSQKIKTSKISRPGLPLSGFFVEFSATSIQVFGRGEQEYLLLLEKDKNYANVQKLLSYHVPCCVFCDGGKPTASFIELAEANSTAILTTPLISSDFSRRLYQTLDEVFAPTQTIHGVFVEVYGIGVLITGESGVGKSETALELIERGHRLISDDTVRLKNINDSFLVGMGENPMLAHHMEIRGLGIINLANLFGVGAIRDRKQVQLSVHLEEWDSTKNYDRIGGDMTDTYLGISIPKVVIPVKPGRNVPVIIETAARNERLKKLGFYSAKEFDQNVLKWLESETARRTYYIDEENV
- a CDS encoding HPr family phosphocarrier protein, with product MVERELTILNRAGIHARPAASIVKVANGYKSELTFIKDTMEVNGKSIMGIITLGAPYQTKVLMRTEGPDEVELADAIQHLFENRFEE
- the lexA gene encoding transcriptional repressor LexA, with protein sequence MKGITDRQKEVAEYISLFITENGYAPSVRDIADHFGFSVKAAHDHLRALEKKEIIRTARGISRSIELLDESYSQKSETIQVPLLGTIAAGKPILSEENIETNLTIPVTMLAGARNTYFALRVRGESMIEAGINDGDIAVLKSCKTAERGEIVAASVEDDDMGGITLKKFYPSSDHVELRPANSTMGPIITRACHIHGILQLIIRSYL
- the holA gene encoding DNA polymerase III subunit delta; the protein is MATPAYLLLGPENGAKQERLQQITDNLKRTVGSQPETYRFHASDLDGDTLYTTLDNNSFFSDHRLVIISDIDVISSSMAAVIGKYLEHPSDQTTLVMESDNTFVKLPQITKHIPKDATIIFWELFDNQKEDWVRNFFRNQGVTITSDAISTLLELIDNDTAEMRTVCSQLALFWQTGKKKGAIDSDAVETYVAHTKNENGYTLFPAIASRDLKQALRILGAILDAGDSGTSFSLHSQLLWQFRRLRSVIRVWQETHNEATAFAQASILGTPYPIRSLREKNSYRAGIRAYTEAEVTSALMALEDADIPIKSAGDMTRLEWERLLFSLITQSGKQPEQPTFLTV
- the uvrC gene encoding excinuclease ABC subunit UvrC; protein product: MEYQGDVEDLGLEVHDDLTPAQQAKALPHNSGVYLMRDQSGTIIYVGKAKDLRRRVTSYFLSGRNAKTAALVRKIHHIDHIITGNEYEALVLENNLIKKYNPHYNISLKDGKSYPVIRITAEPFPKVFKTRRLINDGSLYFGPYPDAGKLDLFLDLIQKLFPLRRCGIPLKKLQKPCLYYHIGLCSGPCAGLVSEETYQGYIEEVKKFLNGSSQGLEERLRKEMLQASKDLKFEEAAKKRDLLQAVQSVEKEQEVQDFVQEARDYAAIEMRASLCTISLMQMRDGRLIGRALYRAETFGDETETLLGFLVQYYADGKKLPHYLYLSHEIDVSLIQRFFSEQLHGQLEVTVPTDGKHYRILRMAMENARSDVEKRLKNRDNTAALATLQKELGLTAPPSLIEGYDIAQLSGKYTVASLISFRDGNPDRSHYRRFNIRSLDGKIDDFESMREVAARRYTRVLNENLERPGLVMVDGGKGQVNAVREILDSLSLNDIPVVGLAKDVEEIVFDDDRPPLLLDPSDEGLRILIAIRDECHRFATSANQAMRSQDATFKVLQSIDGVGEKRAQRLLEHYGSLEEVMHHDAAQIAKDVHIPEIVAERILRTLTL
- a CDS encoding DNA photolyase — encoded protein: MDSLEELERTYHFTRQERLLLEQAEADLSMWGMGHVTRFIDLNDVSRLSSGQQGKRILEQVRQGMEAERRKPTDYTGFRPLWNPPAKTKDSFVSEDVLWGRCPCPTDGKQTRCCNLRTLDAVQGCMFDCAYCAVQSFYQQGEVRFVDNLAQRLSDIRLPEEVWHIGTGQSSDSLAWGDDHGTLAALRILARRYPEKVIELKTKSARTDWITDDWPRNIIATWSLNAPVIQQAEEHFTASIAERIKAARIAADHHILVGFHFHPMVWFDGWQEGYRQVVEMVTSSFRPEEVALVSFGTLTFTKSVLKTLREAGRPSRILDMDLVPFAGKFSYPWETKRDLFCNVWNAFPASWKTGSPFFYLCFEDPTLWQPVFGHSYASNEEFEAAMKKSYLSAIHRR